A single window of Colletes latitarsis isolate SP2378_abdomen chromosome 6, iyColLati1, whole genome shotgun sequence DNA harbors:
- the LOC143342830 gene encoding L-lactate dehydrogenase, whose product MDQPEVTPIKNDTDADSDSCDDDDKVPITTTTKNALITTQLGHCDVHPHRVKVSIVGIGKVGMACAIAILMRRLASEVCLIDHDANKASAEAEDIQHVGVFLGSPLVTGTSDISMVKKSAVVIINACERASGETPNVKHNFKMFKTIIPGIAKFACKSVLLVVTPPTDIMSYITWKLSGFPSNRVLGTGTLIDCARFQDFVSRRLNMARSSVSCMTIGAQGDMSVPIWSSIHIGGMKLRDINPRIGEQDDPEKWYEITEAVKNSGKELDEKKGLNCWGHAFCTSEIVDAIVRNTKVVLPASTHIHSCAHGTDKDVYMSVPCVIGREGVYCTVRQKLTDQEKADVQTCADNIRAVLRECGVLQDSKNETVE is encoded by the exons ATGGACCAGCCGGAGGTTACGCCGATAAAGAATGACACCGACGCCGACTCCGACTCGTGCGACGAT GACGACAAAGTCCCGATCACGACCACCACGAAGAACGCCTTGATAACGACCCAGCTGGGCCACTGCGACGTCCATCCCCATCGCGTCAAAGTCTCGATCGTGGGCATAGGAAAGGTTGGAATGGCTTGCGCCAtcgcgatcctgatgaga AGGTTGGCGAGCGAGGTCTGCCTGATCGACCACGACGCGAACAAGGCTTCCGCCGAGGCCGAAGACATTCAGCACGTCGGTGTTTTTTTGGGAAGTCCCCTGGTAACTGGCACGTCAG ATATCAGCATGGTGAAAAAGTCAGCGGTAGTGATAATCAACGCGTGCGAACGAGCGTCTGGCGAAACTCCGAACGTGAAGCACAATTTCAAAATGTTCAAGACGATCATACCCGGTATAGCAAAGTTCGCTTGTAAATCCGTCCTACTGGTGGTGACCCCGCCGACGGATATAATGTCTTACATTACCTGGAAACTGTCAGGATTTCCGTCCAATCGCGTCCTTGGAACTGGTACATTAATCGATTGTGCCAGATTCCAGGATTTCGTCAGCAGGAGACTAAATATGGCGCGAAGCTCCGTCAGCTGCATGACGATTGGCGCTCAAGGAGACATGTCTG TTCCCATATGGTCAAGCATTCACATTGGAGGCATGAAGCTCCGTGACATAAACCCCAGAATAGGAGAACAAGACGATCCAGAAAAGTGGTACGAGATTACCGAGGCCGTGAAGAACAG TGGTAAAGAGCTCGATGAAAAGAAGGGATTAAATTGTTGGGGACATGCCTTTTGTACGTCCGAGATCGTCGACGCTATTGTCAGGAACACTAAAGTCGTCCTTCCAGCCTCAACACACATACAC AGTTGCGCCCACGGGACGGACAAGGACGTGTACATGTCGGTGCCCTGTGTCATCGGCCGGGAGGGTGTGTATTGCACTGTTAGACAGAAGCTGACCGACCAGGAGAAGGCCGATGTGCAGACGTGCGCCGACAACATTCGAGCCGTACTGCGTGAGTGCGGGGTACTGCAAGACTCGAAAAACGAGACCGTGGAGTGA